A single genomic interval of Antechinus flavipes isolate AdamAnt ecotype Samford, QLD, Australia chromosome 1, AdamAnt_v2, whole genome shotgun sequence harbors:
- the LOC127553046 gene encoding general transcription factor IIF subunit 2-like — MAERREFDLTGAKQNTGVWLVKVPKYLSQQWAKASGRGEVGKLRIAKNQGRTEVSFTLNEELANIHDIGGKPASVSAPREHPFLLQSVGGQTLTVFTESSSEGQPEENSESDNNDKLSLEGIVVQRAECRPAASENYMRLKRLQIEESSKPVRLSQQLDKAVTTNFKPVANHQYNIEYEKKKKEDGKRARADKQQVLDMLFSAFEKHQYYNIKDLVDITKQPVIYLKEILREIGIYNVKGTHKNTWELKPEYRHYQGEDKSD, encoded by the coding sequence ATGGCCGAGCGCAGAGAGTTCGACTTGACCGGGGCCAAACAAAACACCGGCGTGTGGCTAGTGAAGGTTCCTAAGTATTTGTCTCAGCAGTGGGCCAAAGCCTCAGGAAGAGGAGAAGTAGGAAAGCTGAGAATTGCAAAGAATCAAGGAAGGACTGAGGTATCTTTTACCTTGAATGAGGAACTTGCAAATATCCATGATATTGGTGGAAAACCTGCTTCTGTTAGTGCTCCCAGAGAACATCCGTTTCTCTTGCAAAGTGTGGGAGGACAGACATTGACAGTCTTTACAGAGAGCTCATCAGAAGGCCAGCCTGAAGAAAATTCTGAGAGCGATAATAATGATAAACTTTCATTGGAGGGAATAGTGGTACAACGTGCTGAATGCAGACCTGCTGCCAGTGAAAACTATATGAGATTGAAGAGGTTACAGATAGAAGAATCTTCAAAACCTGTAAGATTATCACAGCAGCTGGACAAAGCTGTTACAACAAATTTTAAACCTGTGGCTAATcatcaatacaatattgaatatgagaagaaaaagaaagaagatggaaagcGGGCTAGAGCTGATAAGCAACAGGTTTTGGACATGTTGTTTTCAGCTTTTGAAAAACATCAGTATTACAATATTAAGGATTTAGTGGACATCACCAAACAGCCTGTGATATACCTGAAGGAAATCTTGAGAGAAATAGGCATTTACAATGTTAAGGGAACCCACAAAAATACCTGGGAACTGAAGCCAGAGTACAGACATTACCAAGGAGAGGATAAGAGTGATTAG